Proteins co-encoded in one Papaver somniferum cultivar HN1 chromosome 5, ASM357369v1, whole genome shotgun sequence genomic window:
- the LOC113277638 gene encoding nuclear transcription factor Y subunit C-1-like: MDLNQSVHHYRCSSPAPIAQVHNFMHVSSPMISLNNIQQQYSPNNEMGEESLQSRVLQLQRQNLQLFWHQQILEIDQLSDFKQHNLPLARIKRIMKSDEDVKMISADAPVLFSKACELFILELTLRSWLNTEESRRRTLQRIDIANAVNRGEVLDFLVDVVPANDSQDEECEKNCGGAELSPSSNGLMNFAVFDHQF, from the exons ATGGATCTGAACCAGTCAGTTCATCACTATCGATGTTCTTCCCCAGCTCCAATTGCGCAAGTTCATAACTTCATGCATGTATCTTCTCCTATGATTTCTCTTAATAATATTCAGCAACAGTACTCTCCAAATAATGAG ATGGGAGAAGAAAGTCTGCAGTCTCGTGTGCTACAATTGCAAAGGCAAAACTTACAGTTATTCTGGCATCAACAAATACTAGAAATCGATCAACTTTCAG ACTTCAAACAGCACAATCTCCCCCTTGCAAGGATCAAAAGGATAATGAAATCTGACGAAGATGTCAAG ATGATAAGTGCGGATGCACCCGTACTATTCTCCAAGGCTTGTGAACTCTTTATCTTAGAGCTCACACTCAGGTCATGGTTGAACACCGAAGAAAGTAGAAGAAGAACTCTTCAGAGGATCGACATTGCCAATGCTGTTAACCGTGGAGAAGTTCTTGACTTCCTTGTCGACGTTGTCCCAGCCAACGATTCTCAG GATGAAGAGTGCGAGAAAAACTGTGGAGGAGCTGAATTGTCCCCCTCATCAAACGGACTCATGAATTTCGCTGTTTTCGATCATCAGTTTTAG
- the LOC113282194 gene encoding zinc finger CCCH domain-containing protein 15-like has protein sequence MQKNDSSKSQDSSSSMKSSIDYQTPIRSLSNVEYYYVPASPNHKSSSSGGDSRFSSQNSSTFPPKSSICNSIYLTPSSSSSSSNEENNQITKEDRLYLARVILLYEQLMDRYELCWSYLEDSSRKVDILSQENAALRLLNRDLINRLSLSTEVSGNHQKNHRSAYISSGFPTLSIIKDFPSLNIGDNGGSTGGGGGPKNDNRVAPSREAPVTSPTSVIGNNSKGFDEKPVQVQADRVSLPKSISIRSSAYLKMNQSNNPAATNTTAPSFNKTANRLCVASKPFIPSTAPRVNLPTVPAVGENKKGVDDQKEKKEEDPLELDVYNQGMSKTELCNKWQETGVCPYGDHCQFAHGIRELRPVIRHPRYKTEVCRMVLNGGFCPYGHRCHFRHALTDQEKRTGITHS, from the exons ATGCAGAAAAACGATTCGTCTAAATCTCAGGACAGCAGTAGCAGTATGAAGTCGTCGATAGATTATCAGACACCGATTCGTTCACTGAGTAACGTAGAGTATTACTATGTACCAGCATCACCAAAtcataaatcatcatcatcggGTGGTGATTCAAGATTTAGTTCTCAGAATTCttcaactttcccgccaaaatcatcAATCTGTAACTCAATTTATCTAactccttcttcatcttcatcttcttctaatgaAGAAAACAATCAAATTACAAAAGAGGATCGACTTTACCTTGCTCGTGTCATTCTACTGTATGAACAATTAATGGATCGGTATGAATTATGTTGGAGCTATCTCGAAGATTCGTCAAGGAAAGTTGATATATTAAGTCAAGAAAATGCTGCCCTTCGATTGCTTAACAGAGATCTGATAAATCGATTAAGTCTATCAACTGAGGTTTCTGGCAATCATCAGAAGAATCACCGCTCTGCTTACATTTCTTCTGGATTTCCAACTCTTTCGATCATCAAGGATTTTCCTTCTCTCAACATTGGAGATAATGGAGGCAGtactggtggaggtggtggacCTAAGAATGACAACCGAGTTGCACCGAGTCGTGAAGCTCCAGTTACGAGTCCAACCAGTGTAATCGGGAATAATAGCAAGGGATTTGATGAGAAACCAGTTCAAGTTCAAGCAGATAGAGTTTCTTTGCCAAAGAGCATCTCCATTCGTTCTAGTGCTTACTTGAAGATGAATCAATCTAATAATCCTGCTGCTACCAATACAACTGCTCCTTCTTTCAACAAAACAGCCAACCGACTTTGTGTTGCTAGTAAACCATTCATTCCTAGCACTGCG CCTCGAGTTAATTTGCCTACTGTTCCTGCTGTTGGTGAGAACAAAAAAGGAGTTGATGATCAAaaggagaagaaggaggaggaccCACTGGAATTGGATGTATACAATCAAGGAATGTCAAAGACAGAGTTATGCAATAAGTGGCAAGAAACAGGTGTATGTCCATATGGGGACCATTGTCAATTTGCGCATGGAATTCGTGAACTACGTCCTGTGATTCGCCATCCTAGGTACAAAACTGAGGTTTGCAGAATGGTTTTAAATGGAGGTTTCTGTCCTTATGGTCATCGCTGCCATTTCCGTCATGCCCTGACTGATCAAGAGAAGCGTACCGGTATTACTCATTCTTAA